The DNA window CAAAATCTTATTTGATATTCGTGCTAAATGTTGGTTGCTTAATTTATGATTCAGTTTGAATTTCGTTTGATAAGGTTAAATGTCTATTTTCTCTCCACAAAAttggtttaaataattaagGCCCATTCACtttgtgtttttaaaataattcaaataaaattaattttttaattaattaattttcaacaatcacatcatttttattaaataaaatactaaaatattatatattttaaattattttatttatatatatcaatacttttttaagtctttttactaaaaataatcaatatctcttcaaaattatcaacaatcattatttttttctccatttaggtttaaaaaaaatcacaatccGAACAAAGTTTAAGtttctttttttaactttttttaataaattatctctataacataaatattattctaaccCGTCAATCACTAATCactaattttatacttaaaatattcttattttaattttactaaatttaaattttaaatataaaaagacattttataagaaaaaatgattGGATGATGTTGGCATAACCCACGACATTTATTTCAACTTAAGTCGTTAAAATTGAACGATAAAATctgatttcttaaaaaaaaaatttatggcCACTTGAACTATATCTTTATAGGTTAAAATTAGAAGGTTAACAATACATAACTAAACCAATTAAAACTCAAGAAACATAATCTTGTCCGGTTTGAATTGTTTTCAATAACTAAAATCCAAAAGACATCAAATCATTCTCCCTTTCATCTATCACATCacatttatgaattaaaatattaaaatattatttttttaaaattattatttttaatttattttatatatttaccacTCATAAGTTAGTTcggatttgaattatttgaataattaggtggggaaaaaaataatgatggtggatgattttgagaagatgataattatttttgataaaaatatctaaaagtattgatatataaataaaataaaaaataataatttaaaatatagaatattttattattttagttaaggAAATTATTGATGTAATGATTGAAAAGTGAtggattaaaaaattgatttagatgaaaaaattttaaaaactaaagtGAACAAGCTCataatcaataattattttttaaataataacatgtcctaattttttttatccaacaattatttttaaaacaaaaaacctaATATCAAAGGAGCTAGCTTATTCATtgatttcataattaaaattatatgttgtTAAAATCAGTGTAGTAAGTAATTGCAATTTATTTTCCATTTGAAACGAATTAACTATCCTAAGTTTAATCAACTAAgcatatgaaataaataaaagagttcTTATTTGAGAAAGCGAATCCACGAAAGGAAAAGGCTAAAACCATCCATGAACAGTTAATGTGTTGTAGCCTTTCAAAGGTTTTCTTTAGTATTAAATCAAACATTTATATACAAACACAAAACCCTTTCTttccttttctctctctctctctctctcactctCTCTCACACACTCTATTCTATCTCTCTTTCTCATACCCTAGTCGATCGCTGtcatataaaattatctaaatcCAACCCCCGAAAATGGATTTAAGGACTAAGATCCTTACAATAACTGTCTACCTCCAAAATGGAATCGAGCTCATCCAATGATTTCAAACTAGATCCATCCAGATTCATAAATATTCTTCATCAAATCGATCCCACAGTCAAATTTACACAAAACATGGATTCCAACACTCTAGAAATCAACATTTCAAACCCACTCATGACATCCATGATCACCACTgtcagcagcagcagcagcaacagcCACTCGGCCGCAGCTCCGATGACCTTCAGTCGATACGAGAATCAAAAACGCCGCGACTGGAACACCTTCGGCCAATACCTTAAGAATCATCGCCCaccactctctctctctagatgcAGCGGCGCCCACGTTCTTGAATTCCTCCGCTACCTCGATCAATTCGGAAAAACCAAAGTTCATACACAAATCTGCCCTTTCTTTGGTAATCCAAACCCACCTGCCGCTTGCCCTTGCCCGCTTAGACAAGCTTGGGGTAGCCTAGATGCCCTCATCGGCCGCCTCCGCGCCGCCTACGACGAAAACACCGGAGCACCGCCGGAGTCTAACCCATTTGGGGCCCGCGCCGTCCGTCTCTATCTTCGAGAAATCCGTGACTCTCAGTCCAAGGCTAGAGGAATTAGTTACGAAAAGAAGAAACGAAAACGTCCCCCTCTTCCAGCTCCGCCGCCGTCCGGGATCATGTTTCCATCTTCCACGACGAGCTGATCAAAATATCACGGTATCTTATATTTAAgacatctctctctctctatatatatatatatatatattcaagtttTAATATTCCTACAAAAAAACAGCTTCATATATATGCTAGAATGAATTATATGTGGGACGTTAGTGATGTTTTATTGAGATTATTGTGGTTGTTGCAGCTTCTTtctttatgttttaattaattaatggttaTTGAAAAAAAGACATTTGATATCTAACTTTCATCTTGTATAAAAATAGTAGGAATTTGATCAAAGTTCGCAATTACTAGGGTTAGGGTGTCTGTGACTGCCATGACTCCTTATAAACCCTTATTTGTCACTCGAACTAGGTTAGCTTAGGATGAAAATATACAGTCACTGtgatcttattttattattacttataatttttgaaGAGTAGAAACccttgattaatatattataatattttttttaccgtTACCATTTTAGGGTTCTTCACTCTCTATAGAGAATTAGTTTCTTTtgtgattatatataatgattaaatttatttaacatttggGTTAGATTTTGCATTGAGTTATTAACTAGGGTTTgcaaaaattattgaatttcaaactaaattaaCTTTATGTTGATGTATATAAacattatagatatataatgaattgagtgatggaaataatataagtatttgtagatattaaatatgaataaataaataatatttaaaattggaaGTGGATTCGTGGTTGTTTGAgggtaatataaatattaaataaaatttaaagctGGATCCCTtacattatttgaaatatgaCAAGTAATTGATTTGGCATATCATGTTGCGTCTCTTTTTTTAGTTCTTTTTACTGCTGCATGGTCTTGGCAaatcactctctctctctttcccACTTATGGAGTGAGCTCAAATTCTGCACAAATCAGACATTTATTTGCAGTGTACTGTtcttaatttcataaataaaataaataatataatagtttgAGCCTAGCTAGCTAGCTTATTATATATGCTGAATGATTATTTGAGCCAAATGAAATGAGTTATAATTAAACCGGATCATACTGCCTAATGTGTGCATggttttttcaattaaaatccATTGTATAATCCATTTCTCTATTGTGTCAAATCATACTGCCTCTTTTGTACTTACATATGATACCCAAATGGGAAGAAATTCTATTTACTCATTCAATAAAAACATGCAGCTGGTAGCTAGCTAACATTGGATTCTTCttactttataaaaaaacttacaaaTGAGCCTTCGATCTATTTAAGGGCGGGACCCTTACAAAGGAAAAATAGAAAgagggtatatatatatatatatatatatatatatatatatatatatatatatatatatatatatatatatatatatactggtGGTGGTTGGCAGTGTAGATCAtcatattaatttgtttgtttccatttggaaaacaaaactatattatattatattatgatttaatGTAATATTTGTCAATGATTTTGTTGATGTTGGGCCGACAGATGCCTGAGACGATTCTCATCTTCATGACTTTTTGTTGCcttgtaaatatgtaaaaataattgtctAGCTTGATCtctaatttaagataaaaataaatcttttttatttgttgtgTTAAGGGAGGAAATAATAATTAAGCAATTGGTGTTTTTTTGCTTCAAGAATGAAATAGTGGAAAACCAACAACCCTAGCTACAGTATATATCCCCTGCACAATTAATGGCTCTAGGGATGGGGTTTAACAAGGCCCTGTTTGGTTTTGGGTGGTCggtcaaataaaaatttacaacTTTATGTTGTTAATTGTTTGTATTAATAGATGTATTAGAGTTGCAAATAGGGATAACATAACAATTCGGCGGATCAAAACCGGAATGCGATTATCATTTCCGTTCATTCTATTTCGggattattttaatatcatttttgtCCCATTCGATTTCGAGAAATCTCCATGACACTGATATAAAgtattctcttaaaaaaaaataaaaccatttcataaaattatataaacaaatttattattattataatatatattataaagtattaaaattttatattattataaaaaataaacttaaaactcttataaaatatgaataaataaatatattaatgatgttaatatatgtaattgagtttattattattcagTGTTAATTGAATTTTGggttatattaattgattttctcAATGAAATACTAATTAAATTGGGAAAGTGCTTAATGGAACATTTCGAATAAAAAATCACATCAAAAAGCACGGAACGACGGAAAATAATTCATATCtttagttgaaaaaataaaagtttacaataaaatataaattatttaattaaatatataaataactacATTAAAAAATGGAAACATAACAAAGCAAGATAAGTgtaaaagttaataaatttaactcaCCATAAGTTAATATGttcattaattattctttaaatGGTCGTGAACAAGAGAAATTAACAGAGACCATTCGTATAGAAAATTGCGTGACAGGATAAAATTGACATcttaaaaaacaaaagtttacaataaaatacaaattatttaattaaatatatagataactacattaacaaaaaaatgaaaacaatacaAAGCAAAATAAGTGAAAGTTAATCAATTTAACTCACCATAAATATTTAAGCTTGATCATTAATTATTCTTCAAATGGTTGTGAACAAAGAGAAATGTTATCATGCATATATAGACATATGAGTTAGATTCATGTTAGATGGattagtaaatatttaaatatttctaaataatattttaaattaactataGGTCAAGTGTAAGAAATTAAATGtcttaaatttcaattttcagTTAAAAAAAACAGGGTAGCAGCTATCTAACACACCAAATAAATCAGGATAAGCAAATAAGTTGTTGAATGAAGTAGGGTTATCTTTTTAATGTAAAAGTGGATATATGAACACTACACAAATATTTGTAACATTTGGATTATACATCCCAAACCATATATAAATGAACACATGAATGTTGGTAAAAcctttttaacaaaaataaattttgttgcAAAATTAAGTTAGTGGTTGTtggattataatttttaaacactcttaatataaatataattttattttaatactaaatttgtttattaaaatattaaaatattttatcattatatataaatatactttaagtttttttatcttaaaaaaaaatcattttataaattaacctcaattaagattttttaaataattcatatataattattttaattcgaTCTATAAGGAaccatattttttctttaactaaagtttattatttgtattaagaTTCTACTACTCCACATTTATGAGATAAATACTTTGTGGAAAAACATTGTAGTTGGAAATCAAAGATCTAAAATATAAggaaaatctatatatataaaaggaaaacaaaaatacGGATAAATTTATTACAAACATGCTCTAAATTCAGGTGGGGAACATTAGATGTGAAAATTGGGTATACATTATTAAATACTAGGAAGATCCCGTGCGATGCACATcggataataatatattgttataacgtcccacgtttatcaaatttagtgtcgaaattaaaatatataaagtattattagcctagttggttaaagagttgcatttgttttattaggttgtgagttcgaaacatacttatagcatttttaattttatttttaaccgttttaagtttatgggcgggtcaacccagaatccaatccaaatatccatttactctcacatatatatccaaattcaccacagctctcgatccgacaatacagacactttcaaaattaagcatcattatttatatatatagattagttagttaaaaatgtctcgcgttcaacaaatttagtgttgaatttaaaatataaaatgttattagcctaattgattaaagagttgtacttgttttgttaggttgcgagttcgaaacatatctatagcatttttaattttatttttaaccgttttaagtttatgggcaggtcaacctagaatccgaccaaaatatttatttactctcacatatatatccaaattaactagaGCTCTCGaaccggtaatccggacactttcaaaattaagcatcattatatatatatatatatagattaattagttaaaaatgtctcacgttcatcaaatttagtgttgaatttaaaatataaagtgttattagcctagttggttaaaaagttatatttgttttgttaggtagcgagttcaaaacatacctatagcatttttaattttatttttaaacgttttaagtttatggacaggtcaacccagaatccgatcCAAacatccatttactctcacgtatatatatccaaattaaccacagctctcgacctgacaaaattcgaacactttcaaaattaagcatcattatatatatatatatatatatatatatatatatatataaaagatagaAAAATCTATTGAAACTACAAcctttcttaataaaaaaaatatttaaatatatatatatatattttttaaattacccataattcatttaaataactttattaaaatattttgtaaaatctACTAAAAATGTAgttaaatcattcaaataaatattaagttgAAAACCCGTgacttttattttgttataaaagtCTTCGCAataaattttgtgaaaatattagGTTATGTTTATAACTTTAAATATGAATGCTAGCTGTTGTATAAATGACTAGTTCAGCGAAGATGGAAAATCAGTTGGAATCAACTGCCACAAAACTACGTCCTTcatcgataaaaaaaaatatatatatatatatatatattttttacataccCACAGTTTTTACACTTATTATCCATAAcaaataagattaatttaaataaaataaggcaTACATGTTaatagattttcaaaaaataagcacaaaatttaacttttattgaatattatataaaaatattttcacaagTATAAAATATACTG is part of the Impatiens glandulifera chromosome 1, dImpGla2.1, whole genome shotgun sequence genome and encodes:
- the LOC124919391 gene encoding protein LIGHT-DEPENDENT SHORT HYPOCOTYLS 4-like gives rise to the protein MESSSSNDFKLDPSRFINILHQIDPTVKFTQNMDSNTLEINISNPLMTSMITTVSSSSSNSHSAAAPMTFSRYENQKRRDWNTFGQYLKNHRPPLSLSRCSGAHVLEFLRYLDQFGKTKVHTQICPFFGNPNPPAACPCPLRQAWGSLDALIGRLRAAYDENTGAPPESNPFGARAVRLYLREIRDSQSKARGISYEKKKRKRPPLPAPPPSGIMFPSSTTS